The sequence GACAGGTTGAGCAGCACCCCGGTACAGAAAAAAGCGGCCAGCAGATGGCTGCCGCCATAGCTCAAAAACGGCATGGGCACGCCCTTGGGAGGAATTGCGCCCAAAACAACGCCCATGTTCAGGATTCCGCCGACAATCACGATCGCCCCCATGCCGAAGGCGGTGATGCGATCGTGCATGGAAGCCTGCCTGATACTGATCGCGAGCGTCCTCCACAGGACCACGCCGAGCAGGATGATGATGAGCGATACGCCGACAAAACCCAACTCTTCGCCGAGTACGGACATGATGAAGTCATTGTGCGCTTCGGGCAGGAAGAAAAGCTTCTGCTTGCCCTCGCCCAGCCCCTGTCCGACCCATCCGCCGGAACCCAGCCCGTAAAGCGACTGCACCAGCTGATACCCCGAGTTCTGGGCGTCCTGGAACGGATCCAGAAAGGAAAAGACCCTTCTGAACCGATACGGCGAATTGACCACCAGCAGCGCCGCCGAGACCAGGGCCAGGATGATGGCCGAGCCCAGGAAAATGATGCGTGTTCCGCCGACCAGACACATCAGAAAAAGCAGCCCCGCCAGAAACACCGCGCCGCCGAAATCCGGCTGCAGCAGCAGCAGAAAACAGAGGCTGCCGGTCACGATGATCGGCGGCAGAAAACCCACGCTGAACGTTTTGACCAGATCCTGCTTGTTGGCGAAAAAATAGGACAGATAGAAAACCAGCGCGATTTTCGCGGCCTCCAGCGGCTGAACCGAAAAAGGCCCTATCCGCAGCCAGCGGCTTGCTCCGCCCGCAGTGGTGGCGAATGGCGAAAAAACGGTCATGAGCAGAAGTCCCGCCGCCAGCAAAATCCAGAGGTAGGTGTGGCGATAGAAAAATTCCATGTTCGCGCGGGCCGCGATTGTCAGCACGACGCCCCCGGCGACCATGAACAGCACCTGCTTCCAGAACAGGGCGTACTTGTCGCCGTAAACCTTCTCGGCCATGATTCCGCTTGCGCTGAGGACCATGATGAGCCCGATGGAGGCCAGGCAAATCACCGCCCCCAAAAGGATGACGTCAAAGCTCATGAGTTGGCGGGCCGCTTCGCGCTGAGTGATCCTCATGATGCGCCCTCCACCCATTCGCGTACCGCACGCTGGAAAGTCTTGCCCCGCTCCTTGTAGTTGGCAAAAAGGTCAAAGCTGGCCGTGGCGGGAGACAGCAGCACGCACTCCCCGCTGCGGGCGTCGGCGGCGGCCCTGAACACGGCCTCTTCCAGCGTCGCATCCCAGCTGATTTCCTTGCCGCAATCACTCCAGGCCTCTTCAAAAATTTCCCGCGACTGCCCGAACAGATACACGGCGCGAACCTTCTCACGCAGAACCGGCAACACCGCTCCAAGATCACCGCCTTTGAACACGCCGCCTGCCAAGAGACGCACGGGACGGTCCTGGCTTTTGAGCGCCGCGATCATGGAGTCGATGGTCGTGGACTTGGAATCGTCGATAAAAACGATGCCGTTGTGCTCCGCCACGGCCTCGATGCGATGTGCCAGAGTGGAGAAGCCATCGATTCCGCGCTGCACATCCTCCGGGGAAAGTCCGAAATAACGGCAGGCCAGATAGGCAGCTTCCATGTTTTCGCGGTTGTGCTCGCCAGGCAATCCCGGACACGTAAAACGGGGGCTGGCCACGAAATAGACCCTGCGGCTGCGGGTGAAATCCCGTTTCTCCAGCTCATCCTTCATGGACAGTGGCACCACGGCCAGATCCTCTGCACCCATGTGCGTGAACATGGAGAGCTTTGCGCTCAGGTACTCTTCCATGGTCTCATGGTAGTCGAGATGGTTGGCCGAAAAATTGAGCAGCACGCCCACCCGGGGATGGAACGACGGAGAATTCTGCAGCTGGAAACTGGAGACTTCGAGCACCAGGATGTCGGCCTGCTCGGCGCCCAGCAGATACTCGCAAAGTGGCGTGCCGATATTTCCGCCGGTGAAGACCTTTTTGCCGTTTGCTTCCAGGATGCGGCTGATGAGCGTCGTGGTCGTGGTTTTCCCGTTGGTTCCGGTCACCGCGATGATGGGTTCGGACACGAACCAGCTCGCCAGTTCCAGCTCGGACACCACCTGCACGCCTGCAGGCAGGAGCGAGGCTACTTTCGAGCGGGCGATGCCCGGGCTCAAGACAATGAGGTCGGCCCCTTCGAAATGCGCGGGTTTGTGCTCGCCGGCGCAGACCTCAAAGCCCAGGTCGGCGGGAACCTTGGCAGCGCTGGCCTCGTTTTTCTCCAGCACACGCACAGCCGCGCCCATGCGCGCCAGAAGACGCGCCGCCGCGATGCCGGAAGCTCCCGCTCCCAGCACAACCGCGGTGTGGCCGCGAAGCTGATTATCGTGGATGAATTCGCGCATTGCCTTCCTACCTGAGCTTCAGTGTTCCCAGAGCCATGACCGCCAGCAAGAGCGACAGAATCCAGAAACGGATGATGATTTTCGACTCGTGAATGCCTTTCTTCTCGAAATGATGGTGCAACGGAGCCATGCGGAAGATCCTTTTGCCGCCGCTGACCTTGAAATATCCGACCTGCAGGATGACCGACAGGGTCTCGACCACGAAGAGGCCGCCCACGATGACAAGCAGCAGCTCCTGCTTGCACAGGATGGCGATGAACCCGAGGGTGCCGCCGATGCTCAGGCTCCCCACGTCGCCCATGAAGACCTGCGCCGGGAAGGCGTTGAACCACAGAAACCCCAGGCCCGCCCCGACCATGGCGCCGCAGATCACCGTGACCTCGCCGACCCCGGCGATGTAGGACACCTGCAGATAGTTCGCGAGATTCACGTGTCCGGCCACATAGACGAAGAGGGCGAAGCACCCGGCCGAAACCACGGCCGGGCCGATGGCCAGACCATCAAGACCGTCGGTCAGGTTCACCCCGTTGGAAGCCCCGATCATGACGAATAGTCCGAAGGGCACATAAAACCAGGTCAGGTCCGGATTGAAATTCTTGAAAAACGGCACCATGAGCTTGGTCGAATACTCCGGAAACGAGACCAGCAATGAGACCGCGCCCACGCTGACGATGAGCTGCCCCAGAAGCTTGATCCTCGGTGAGAGGCCATCGTTGTGCCTGCGCACAACCTTGATGTAGTCGTCGACAAATCCGACCGCGCCGAAACCAAGAAAGACCAGCACCGTCAGCCAGATGTACTTGTTGGTTAAATCGCTCCACAAAAAGACGCTGACCAGCATGCAGAATCCGAACAGCAAGCCGCCCATGGTCGGAGTTCCGCTCTTGGCCTGATGATCCGGGCCGCCTTCCTTGATATACTGGCCGAATTTCAGCCTACGCAGCCATCTGATACAGATGGGGCCAATGATGATGGACAAGATGAGCGCCGTCAGCATGGCATAGATGGAGCGGAACGTTATGTAGCGAAAAACGTTCAGCATGCTCACTTGGTCGCTTAAGGGGTACAGCAGATGATAGATCACGCCCAGCTCCTCTCCAGAGCAGAATAATACTGCTCCATTTTACAGCCCCGCGACCCCTTGAAGAGCATCACGCCCTGATCGCGGCGCACCGCGTTCAAGGCCTGCAGAACCTCTTCCGCCCCGGACACTTTCATAAAAATACCATTGTAATCGCCCAGTCCATCCTTGACGTCTTCCGCGTAGCGTCCCTGAAAAAAGCAGTGCGATGCGCCCGTGTCCGCGATCAGCCCGCCCAACTCGCGATGAGCGCGGACGCTGTCCCGGCCGAGCTCGAGCATGTCGCCAAGGACCAGCACCAGCCGCTTGCCTTCACCAAGGCGTTTGGCCTCGCCGATGGAGCGGGCCATGGACACCGGGTTGGCATTGTAGGTGTCGTCGATGAAAAGCCACGTTCCGACGCGGGTCTGCACGAAGCGCTGGGCCACCGGGCTGTATGCGGACAGCGCGGACTCGATGGTCGCAAAGGTCATGCCCAGCTCCATGGCCATGGCCACAACCGCAGCCAGATTCTCAGCGACATGGATGCCGGCCGACACCGTGCACCGCAGCTCCTCGTGCCCGACGCGAAAGGTGTAGGAAATTGCGCCCGCAACGTTCTCCTGCCGCAGGCATGAATAGTCGGCCCGGGCTCCGGTTCCGGAAAACGTGACCAGCTTCGGGCTGCGCTTCGTGCTCTCCTGCATGAGCTCGGGATAGTCGGCATTGACGCAGGCGAACCCGCCTTTGCGGACATGATCGAGCAAAACGGCCTTCTGCTCCGCCACTCCGGCCAGACTGCCCAGCCCTTCCAGATGACAGGCGCCGATGTTGACCAGAAGCGCCGCGTCGGGGGCCAGGATATATCCCAGCTCGTCCATGTCTCCAGGACGGCTGA is a genomic window of Desulfomicrobium baculatum DSM 4028 containing:
- a CDS encoding UDP-N-acetylmuramoyl-tripeptide--D-alanyl-D-alanine ligase produces the protein MNMTLTQIASAMASSIEQDHDLTVGRVCIDSRAVRKGDLFFCIVGQKLDGHEFARQAVENGACAVVASAPLDLDVPVLLVRDTTSALGRLARAWREKTRARVIGVSGSAGKTTVKEMLAQVLSAAGRTAKNFRNLNNQIGLPLSILEMDGDEDFWVLELGISRPGDMDELGYILAPDAALLVNIGACHLEGLGSLAGVAEQKAVLLDHVRKGGFACVNADYPELMQESTKRSPKLVTFSGTGARADYSCLRQENVAGAISYTFRVGHEELRCTVSAGIHVAENLAAVVAMAMELGMTFATIESALSAYSPVAQRFVQTRVGTWLFIDDTYNANPVSMARSIGEAKRLGEGKRLVLVLGDMLELGRDSVRAHRELGGLIADTGASHCFFQGRYAEDVKDGLGDYNGIFMKVSGAEEVLQALNAVRRDQGVMLFKGSRGCKMEQYYSALERSWA
- the mraY gene encoding phospho-N-acetylmuramoyl-pentapeptide-transferase, with protein sequence MIYHLLYPLSDQVSMLNVFRYITFRSIYAMLTALILSIIIGPICIRWLRRLKFGQYIKEGGPDHQAKSGTPTMGGLLFGFCMLVSVFLWSDLTNKYIWLTVLVFLGFGAVGFVDDYIKVVRRHNDGLSPRIKLLGQLIVSVGAVSLLVSFPEYSTKLMVPFFKNFNPDLTWFYVPFGLFVMIGASNGVNLTDGLDGLAIGPAVVSAGCFALFVYVAGHVNLANYLQVSYIAGVGEVTVICGAMVGAGLGFLWFNAFPAQVFMGDVGSLSIGGTLGFIAILCKQELLLVIVGGLFVVETLSVILQVGYFKVSGGKRIFRMAPLHHHFEKKGIHESKIIIRFWILSLLLAVMALGTLKLR
- the murD gene encoding UDP-N-acetylmuramoyl-L-alanine--D-glutamate ligase is translated as MREFIHDNQLRGHTAVVLGAGASGIAAARLLARMGAAVRVLEKNEASAAKVPADLGFEVCAGEHKPAHFEGADLIVLSPGIARSKVASLLPAGVQVVSELELASWFVSEPIIAVTGTNGKTTTTTLISRILEANGKKVFTGGNIGTPLCEYLLGAEQADILVLEVSSFQLQNSPSFHPRVGVLLNFSANHLDYHETMEEYLSAKLSMFTHMGAEDLAVVPLSMKDELEKRDFTRSRRVYFVASPRFTCPGLPGEHNRENMEAAYLACRYFGLSPEDVQRGIDGFSTLAHRIEAVAEHNGIVFIDDSKSTTIDSMIAALKSQDRPVRLLAGGVFKGGDLGAVLPVLREKVRAVYLFGQSREIFEEAWSDCGKEISWDATLEEAVFRAAADARSGECVLLSPATASFDLFANYKERGKTFQRAVREWVEGAS
- the ftsW gene encoding putative lipid II flippase FtsW translates to MRITQREAARQLMSFDVILLGAVICLASIGLIMVLSASGIMAEKVYGDKYALFWKQVLFMVAGGVVLTIAARANMEFFYRHTYLWILLAAGLLLMTVFSPFATTAGGASRWLRIGPFSVQPLEAAKIALVFYLSYFFANKQDLVKTFSVGFLPPIIVTGSLCFLLLLQPDFGGAVFLAGLLFLMCLVGGTRIIFLGSAIILALVSAALLVVNSPYRFRRVFSFLDPFQDAQNSGYQLVQSLYGLGSGGWVGQGLGEGKQKLFFLPEAHNDFIMSVLGEELGFVGVSLIIILLGVVLWRTLAISIRQASMHDRITAFGMGAIVIVGGILNMGVVLGAIPPKGVPMPFLSYGGSHLLAAFFCTGVLLNLSRKVKA